CATCGAGGCCGCTGAGACCCTTCTCAGAGGGTTTCACCATCAGGATATGCGGGAAACGTATCTCGTCGAGTGCGACTTCGACGCGGCGAACACTGCCGCAACACGTGCGACGGAGTACATGTCAAACGCGTTCAAAATCGACTTCCCGGACGCCGACCCAAACCGTGCCGAACGCGCCGGCGAACTGTTCATGCGCGCACTGTTCTTGCAAGACGAAATCGAAAACCGGGCGGCGTTCTACGACTGCCTGTCGCGGCCTGTTCCCGAGGGGACCTTCGTCGACGCTGCCGAGGCAGTACCCGACCTGTCTATCAACGACGACCCTCGGTGGCGCGACGTTCGGATACTCCTCGAATCGGTGTGCGAGGAAATCGACATCAGCACCGAGTACGCGGTCCTGCACGCACGATTCTGGCGCCTTCATGGACAACGCCGCGATGGGTGGCGGTCCATCGCGCGGCGTGCACACCGCATCAAACTCGCACGAATGATTCCGTCAGCGACCGCCGCCGACATCGAAAATCTGGCCGAGTACTTCGTCGCTGGTGTGGAACAGCACGACGACTGGCATCGCAACAGTCCCGAACGCGACATCTCTTCGACGGTCGATATCGTCGCTCGCTATTACCAGCGCGTGTTCGACCTGCGAGGCCACTGACACTTTTTTCGGTCAAACGACCGCTGAAGATAAGTATCCGTGCCGTGATTCTCTCGCAAGACGTCACATGGTGGATACTGACGCTGAACTCTATCGTGAAGCCTTCCGAAGCGCGGATATCCCCATGTTGATTGCAGACACGAACTTCGCATTTCAGGACATCAACGACGCTGGACTGGACTTTCTGGGGTACGAGTACGACGAGATAATCGGCGAACCGGTTGGCCTCATCGCGGGAAACGAAGAGGTGTACTACGAAATCATCGAGCACATGCTCGCGGGAGAGACGTGGTCAGGTGAGTTCGTCGTGCGACGAACGGACGACCGGGTCGTCTACGGCAACGGCTTTGCCACGCCAGTCGTAGTCGGTGGCGACGTCCAGGGGTTCCTCGCGTTCTTCCTCGACACCACGAAACAACGCCAGTACGAGAACGTCTCGGACGTGCTCAGTCGCCTCCTTCGGCACGACCTCCGGAACGAGTTGAACATCATCTACGGCTACACACAACAGGTCGCGAGTCGAATCGACGACGAAGACACACTCGAAGAACTCCACCTCGTACAGGACACCGTCCTCGACATCGTCCACAAATCCGAACGAGCGCGTGACCTCCGTGACTTGCTCGAACGGTCACACGGGCGCTCGAACCGCCCTGTCCGTCTCGACGTCATCTTGCAGAAGAAGATCGTCGACGCCACGATCGAGTACCCCGACGCAGAGTTCGAGTTCGAGAACGTCCCCAAAGTGGAAGTTATCGCCGACGACTTGCTCGGCGAAGCAATCGAGTGCCTCCTCGAAAATGGAGTCACTCACAACGACAAGGAGACACCGAGAGTCGAGATATCTGTCGAACGAGCCGACGGAAACGTCTTCATTCGCGTCGCAGACAACGGACCGGGCGTCCCCGAAGGACAGCGAGACCTCATCTTCGGGCGCGAGGAGTACGACCAACTCCACCACGGGACGGGAATCAGCCTCTTTTTCGCCGACAACGTCATCTCGTCGTACAACGGCGACCTCTGGGTCGAAGACACCGACGACGACGAGGGCGCAGTCTTCTGTCTCTGTCTGGAAGAACGAGTCACCGACGAGTGACGACCGCCCGATGTGTCCTGCGTCGGTCAGTCGGAGTCTGACATCGGCCGCGCCGGGACGCCGGCGACGGTGGTTCCCGGTGGAACGTCACGGGTGACGAGCGAGTTCGCCGCGACCTGCGCGCCGGCACCGATACGAACGCCCGGCAGGATAGTCGCCTTCGCACCAATCATCGCGCCCTCACCGACGACGACTTCGCCGGTTCGATACTCGTCTTGGAGGAACTCGTGGCAGAGGATAACCGAGTCGTACCCGATTATCGCGTGGTCTTCGATGGTGATGAGTTCCGGCCAGAACACGTCTGGCGTCGCTTCGAGTCCCCACGAGACGCCGGTTCCGACGGTCACACCGATTCGTCTGAGCGCCCAGCTTCGAATCCGGAGCGAGGGAGCGATGCGGGCGACGAGGACGAACAGATAGTTGAGCATGACGCGCCAGACCGGTTTTGCGTCTGTCCAGTGCTGGAGCGAGTTTCGCGGCCCGGGTGTCGGGTGGTGGTCGATGCGGTCGTGTCGCGGGGTCGTCTCGTCGGTCACGACACTCGATTAGTCCGGCAGGATAAAAGCGCCCACGCCGTGCGGCGGGGCAGTGGGTCGTCGGTGCGTGGTCGATGGGTCGCCGACTCGTGTCGGTTACTCGCCGCGAATCTCGGCCATGTGGTCGATGCGACGCTGGACGAGCGCTTCGGTGCCGATGTCGTGGCGGATGTGGAACCCGTCACCTGCGTCGGCGAGGGCGTTCTCGGCTATCTGCTCGGCCTGTGAGATGGTCTCTGCGTGGCCGACGACAGCGAACGACCGTGAGGTGGTCGTGTAGAGGCCGTCGTCTCGTGCATCGACGCTCGCGTAGAACAGGAGCGCGCCACTGTCTTCGTCCACATCGACCGTAATCTTCGCTCCGGCTTTGGGGTCCGTCGGGTAGCCTTCGGGGACGGCGTACTTGCAGACGGTCGCTTTCTCGGCGAACTCGAGTTCGGGAAGTGCCTCACCCTCGCGCGCAGCGACGATGACGTCGAGGAACGGCGTTTCGAGGACTGGCAGTGTGTTCATCGCCTCTGGGTCGCCGAAGCGGGCGTTGAACTCGATGACTTTGGGCCCCTCGCTCGTGAGCATGAACTGCCCGTAGAGGATGCCCTTGTAGTCGGGCATCGCCTCGACCACTGCGTCGATGACTTCGACAGCCGCCTCGTAGTCGCCGTCGGCCATGAACGGAAGCGACGGCGTCACGTCGGTGTAACTGCCCATCCCACCGGTGTTCGGGCCTTCGTCGCCCTCGTAGGCACGCTTGTGGTCCTGTACGGCCGGACTGACGCGGAACTCGCCGTTGGCGACGAACGCCTGAATGGTGAACTCCTCGCCGACGAGTCGCTCTTCGAGGACGACGCGTTCGTAGTCGGAGTCACGAAGGTACGCTTTGGCCTCCTCGGGCGTCACCTGGTCGCCGATGACTTTCACGCCCTTTCCACCGGTCAGCCCCGCGGGCTTGACCGCGAGGTCGCCGTCGTACTCGTCGATGTAGTCGCACGCCGACTCCATGTCGTCGAAGGTTGCGAAGTCGGGATTGCCCGGAATGTCGTTTTCGCGCATGAACTGCCGCTGGAACGCCTTGTCCGTCTCGATGCGGGCCTCGGCCTCTTGCGGACCGAACGTGTAGATTCCCGCCGCGTCGAGGGCGTCGGAGACACCCGCCGCCAGACCCGATTCCGGGCCGACGATTGCGAGCGTTGCACCGACGGACTCGGCGTAGTCGACGATGTCGTCTGCTGCCGTCTCGGAGATGGTCTCGAAGTCCTCGGCGAGGTCGGCGATACCGGGATTTCGGTTGCTCGCACAGGCGTACAGGTCACAGTCGGGGGCCAGCGCACGGGCAATCGCGTGCTCACGGCCGCCGCCACCGACGAGAAGGACGGTCTCGCTCATATTCGCATACCCTGCGCACGGGAGTGTAAAGATTGCTCTTCACTCATGGAAAAATAGTCACGTTTGTGTATACATCTGCGCCCAACGAGTGAATCATCGTCTCGAACCACCACGGTCGCAAACGACCGTCTCCACGCCGTTTTAGTTCTCGGAGTGCCCTACTCGAACTATGACCGACCCGGTGGGACGCAACCGACTCGACGAGGAGCAAAGCCCGTACCTCCGCCAGCACGCGGACAACCCGGTCAACTGGCAGCCGTGGGACGAGACGGCGCTCGAAGCGGCCCGCGAGCAGGACAAACCCATCTTCCTCTCTGTCGGCTACTCGGCGTGTCACTGGTGTCACGTCATGGCCGACGAGAGCTTCTCTGACCCCGAAATCGCCGAGGTTCTCAACGAACACTTCGTCCCAGTAAAAGTCGACCGCGAAGAGCGACCGGACCTCGACCGAATCTACCAGACTATCTGCCAACTGGTCACCGGTGGCGGCGGGTGGCCCCTCTCTGTGTGGTTGACCCCGGAAGGGAAACCGTTCTTCGTCGGGACATACTTTCCACCGGAACCACGCCGCGGCGCGCCCGGCTTCCGCGACATCGTCGAGAGTTTCGCGGAGTCGTGGCAAACCGACCGAAACGAGATAGAAAACCGTGCGACGCAGTGGACTCGTGCCATCACCGACCAGTTAGAGGAGACGCCCGACGTTCCCGGTGAGGCACCGGGTTCGGAGGTCCTCGACCAGACAGTACAGGCAGCACTTCGCGCCGCCGACCGCGACCACGGCGGATTCGGCAGTGGCGGCCCCAAATTCCCGCAACCCGGACGTATCGACGCACTCCTCCGTGGGTACGCCATCACCGGTCGCCGCGACGCACTCGACGTGGCGGTCGAAGGACTCGACGCGATGGCGAACGGCGGCCTCCGCGACCACCTCGGCGGCGGATTCCACCGTTACTGCGTCGACCGAGAGTGGACCGTCCCGCACTTCGAAAAGATGCTCTACGACCAGGCGGGACTCGCGCCACGCTACCTCGACGCCTATCGCCTGACCGGAACCGAGGAGTACGCGACTGTCGCTGCCGAGACGTTCGAATTCGTCCGTCGTGAACTCAGCCACGACGACGGCGGCTTTTATTCGACGCTCGACGCCCAGTCCGGCGGCGAGGAAGGAACGTTCTACGTCTGGACGCCCGAGGACGTTCGTGAACTCGTCCCGGAACTCGAAGCAGACCTGTTCTGTGACCGGTACGGCGTCACTCCCGGCGGGAACTTCGAGCACAAGACGACTGTGCTGAACGTCTCGGCGACGACTGCGGACCTCGCCGAAGAGTACGACCTCAGTGAGTCCGAGGTGGAAGAACGCCTCGAAAAAGTCCACAAAGCCCTCTTCGCGGCCCGTGAGGGGCGAGAACACCCCGCCCGTGACGAGAAGATTCTCGCGGGATGGAACGGCCTGATGATTTCGGCGTTCGCACAGGGTGCTGTCGCACTCGAAGACGACTCGCTCGCAGCAGATGCACGCCGCGCCCTCGACTTCGTGCGCGAGAACCTCTGGAACGAAGAGACACAGACACTCTCCCGGCGCGTGATGAACGGCGAAGTCAAAGGCGACGGCTACCTCGAAGACTACGCCTTCCTCGCGCGCGGCGCGTTCGACCTGTATCAGGCGACGGGTGACATCGAAC
The genomic region above belongs to Haloferax marinisediminis and contains:
- a CDS encoding acyltransferase produces the protein MTDETTPRHDRIDHHPTPGPRNSLQHWTDAKPVWRVMLNYLFVLVARIAPSLRIRSWALRRIGVTVGTGVSWGLEATPDVFWPELITIEDHAIIGYDSVILCHEFLQDEYRTGEVVVGEGAMIGAKATILPGVRIGAGAQVAANSLVTRDVPPGTTVAGVPARPMSDSD
- a CDS encoding thioredoxin domain-containing protein; translated protein: MTDPVGRNRLDEEQSPYLRQHADNPVNWQPWDETALEAAREQDKPIFLSVGYSACHWCHVMADESFSDPEIAEVLNEHFVPVKVDREERPDLDRIYQTICQLVTGGGGWPLSVWLTPEGKPFFVGTYFPPEPRRGAPGFRDIVESFAESWQTDRNEIENRATQWTRAITDQLEETPDVPGEAPGSEVLDQTVQAALRAADRDHGGFGSGGPKFPQPGRIDALLRGYAITGRRDALDVAVEGLDAMANGGLRDHLGGGFHRYCVDREWTVPHFEKMLYDQAGLAPRYLDAYRLTGTEEYATVAAETFEFVRRELSHDDGGFYSTLDAQSGGEEGTFYVWTPEDVRELVPELEADLFCDRYGVTPGGNFEHKTTVLNVSATTADLAEEYDLSESEVEERLEKVHKALFAAREGREHPARDEKILAGWNGLMISAFAQGAVALEDDSLAADARRALDFVRENLWNEETQTLSRRVMNGEVKGDGYLEDYAFLARGAFDLYQATGDIEPLAFALDLARATLREFYDDDAGTLYFTPESGEALVTRPQEATDQSTPSSLGVATSLFLDLEHVAPDAGFGEAADAVLESYANRIRGSPLEHVSLALAAEKAASGVPELTIAADEIPDEWRETLASRYFPGLVVSRRPGTDDELDAWLDELGLDEAPPIWAAREATDGEPTVYACEGFTCSAPTHDLDEALAWFTAGGENEA
- the purD gene encoding phosphoribosylamine--glycine ligase, with amino-acid sequence MSETVLLVGGGGREHAIARALAPDCDLYACASNRNPGIADLAEDFETISETAADDIVDYAESVGATLAIVGPESGLAAGVSDALDAAGIYTFGPQEAEARIETDKAFQRQFMRENDIPGNPDFATFDDMESACDYIDEYDGDLAVKPAGLTGGKGVKVIGDQVTPEEAKAYLRDSDYERVVLEERLVGEEFTIQAFVANGEFRVSPAVQDHKRAYEGDEGPNTGGMGSYTDVTPSLPFMADGDYEAAVEVIDAVVEAMPDYKGILYGQFMLTSEGPKVIEFNARFGDPEAMNTLPVLETPFLDVIVAAREGEALPELEFAEKATVCKYAVPEGYPTDPKAGAKITVDVDEDSGALLFYASVDARDDGLYTTTSRSFAVVGHAETISQAEQIAENALADAGDGFHIRHDIGTEALVQRRIDHMAEIRGE
- a CDS encoding sensor histidine kinase — translated: MVDTDAELYREAFRSADIPMLIADTNFAFQDINDAGLDFLGYEYDEIIGEPVGLIAGNEEVYYEIIEHMLAGETWSGEFVVRRTDDRVVYGNGFATPVVVGGDVQGFLAFFLDTTKQRQYENVSDVLSRLLRHDLRNELNIIYGYTQQVASRIDDEDTLEELHLVQDTVLDIVHKSERARDLRDLLERSHGRSNRPVRLDVILQKKIVDATIEYPDAEFEFENVPKVEVIADDLLGEAIECLLENGVTHNDKETPRVEISVERADGNVFIRVADNGPGVPEGQRDLIFGREEYDQLHHGTGISLFFADNVISSYNGDLWVEDTDDDEGAVFCLCLEERVTDE